DNA sequence from the Methanocellales archaeon genome:
AGAGTTTTGTTCGCCAACTATGTATCCAGACCACCCAATGACAAACAATGGTGCATCTTCTCCATTATCAAACATACTATCTCTTACCTCTAAAAAAGCAGCAGTGCTATTTTTCCAACCTGGAGCTGCACCCTTGGAAAAGTATTTAGCTTCTTCATAATCTTTGGACTCTTTATCGCTATAAAAATTCCTTACTCTTTCTCCCAACACTTCCTGAGGCGACTTTTTATCGGGAGATTCAGACGTAACGTTCTTTAATCCATAACCCAATCCCTCGAGATTATACTCTATTTTACGATTGCCATCCAAAATGCTTTTTATGTCAATTGTTCTGAGGTTTGCAGGCAGTAAAATCTGCCTCAAATCCATATCGCTGTAGTATTTTAATTTGTCATTTAACTCCACATTCTCCAGCCCGGGAAGAACAAAACCAATAGCTCCTTTAATGTAATCCCATGCATTGTATGTAGTCTCTCCTATCTTCACTTCAATTGTATCCAGATTATTAAGGTATATGTCATCCCTTATCTGCAATACAGCCGCATTTATTACTCTCTCATCATGGTTTTTGATTTCAGGAACATAGGATAACAGGTCTCTATTTATCTTTGATTCTAATGTTTCTGCTGGCGTAGGAGCAGGAGTTGAAGTAGGAACAGGCGTAGGAGCAGGAGTTGGAACAGGTGGTTCTTTAAAATATTTCAGAAATGCCACATATCCCGTAGTAACTAATGCTCCAGCAGCAAATGCGCTTTTAATAAAACTCCTTCTACTGTACACGTTATCCCTTTATTATGGGTGATTACCCTGACACTCTGCAGAATCTTTATAGGATCGATTATACGGTACAGATTTATTTATCTATATTGTATTGATAAGATTAGATAAGATAACTTAATTTATAAACCATAACGACATACATAATTTGAGGGAGGGAGGTAAATCCGGACTGATAAACTCGGCGGTACACTGCTGAAGCAAATTCGGGACAACTATTTTGTCGTGACACTGGCAATATCCGTTGCCATGGCACTGGTCATGCTTGGAATCGCATTTGGAATCATATATATGTTTGAGTCTGAAAAGAGTCCCATTCACCCAGCCTTTGTGTTGATGATCGGAGCGATCTCCTTCATTATGGGCTCCGCGTTTTTCAATAGCAGAGGCGCACATCAACTTAAGTCCCTAATTGGCGGGGGTGTTATTGGATTCTCATCCACATTTGTCATCGTATCGATAGTGGGTAGCATCCGATATGCGTATGCCATATATGGTACAACCGGTGGACCTAGTTGGGAAATGCTGGTTTCCATGTTAGCGGTTTGTATGGTTGCCTCAATGATCATCCTAGAATTCGTGTTGTATAGGCTCCGCGATTAACTTGATAATGATCTCAACGTCTCTCGCTTTTATCTTTTTTACAAAACCTTGGCCAAGGTGAAGTGCAGCCTTATCTGCATGAATCATCAGCGTTCTACCGCAGGTGTATGACCCTATTCTTCCGACTAGGTCCTTTTCGTGCGAAAACGTCAAATTCGGATGTCCACGCCCAATTATCCGCTCATGCAACCCTTCCGAACTGAGGTCCGCTATTATCCGTGTATCTGGCAGCCTCGCGAGCCGTTTAAATTGAGCTGAAAGATCCATTGCGCCCTTATCTGCTGATACGGCTATGATGCAATCCGCACGCTCAGATATCTCATCATCCTTGGTGATCTCAAAAGTGGTTTTATGTCTTGCTAGGATATTCGGATGCCCACGTGCGTGAATGATCTCTGTAGCCACAACTAACTATTTGTATTCTCCGCTCTTATTTATTATCATATCAATGTCAACGGGATTCGAGACTGAAAGGACAAGGCTAGTGGAAGGGCTTAGGTTTTATGGGATAAGCGAAAGGGTGTTGGATGCGATGAAAAAAGTCCCACGCCACCTGTTCGTCCCCTCAATCTACAGGGAAAAAGCCTATGCTGACCACCCCCTTCCAATAGGTGAAAACCAGACCATCTCAGCGCCGCACATGGTCGCAATGATGTGCGATCTATTGGATATACAAAGTGGGATGAGCATACTGGAAATAGGTGCTGGTTGTGGTTACCATGCCGCTGTTATGGCTGAGTTGGTTGGAGAAGGACATATTTATACTGTTGATCGACTATCTTCGCTGGTTAATTCTGCGATTGAAAACCTCCAGATTGCAGGCTATTCAAACGTTACTGTTTTTGTAGGAGATGGCACTTTAGGTCTCCCGGACCATGCGCCCTATGACCGAATCAGCGTGGCATGTGCGG
Encoded proteins:
- a CDS encoding DUF371 domain-containing protein; protein product: MATEIIHARGHPNILARHKTTFEITKDDEISERADCIIAVSADKGAMDLSAQFKRLARLPDTRIIADLSSEGLHERIIGRGHPNLTFSHEKDLVGRIGSYTCGRTLMIHADKAALHLGQGFVKKIKARDVEIIIKLIAEPIQHEF
- a CDS encoding protein-L-isoaspartate O-methyltransferase — translated: MSTGFETERTRLVEGLRFYGISERVLDAMKKVPRHLFVPSIYREKAYADHPLPIGENQTISAPHMVAMMCDLLDIQSGMSILEIGAGCGYHAAVMAELVGEGHIYTVDRLSSLVNSAIENLQIAGYSNVTVFVGDGTLGLPDHAPYDRISVACAAPDIPPPLIGQLKSGGKMVIPIGRHIQNLYLVEKRNGIIKKDSGGVVFVPLIGKYGFKV